One Terriglobales bacterium DNA window includes the following coding sequences:
- a CDS encoding PLP-dependent aminotransferase family protein yields MPKTAVHVALAGVDLDRRRPNSLAGQLYEGLRQAVLRGQIRRGERLPSTRLLAADLAVSRNTVTSAYEQLLAEGYIEAKVGSGTCVARSLPDELLSASAGAVKVHKKRGRNHSLSTRGKLLSSRPVRVLTVGGRPQPFASGLPDLHEFPFVTWARLMARHWRRPGYNLVGYGDPAGYKPLREAIAAYLRGSRAVRCETEQIVIVSGSQQALDISARLLLDPGNTALLEDPGYPGARVALLAAGASLVRLPVDAEGADIHAVQPSARPAQVAFVTPSHHFPLGVTMSITRRLALLEWAERTGAWILEDDYDSEYRYRGKPLPSLQGLDPAGRVVYMGSFSKTMFPSLRLGFIVLPAELVEAFRRARSVIDGHSPMTEQAVLADFISEGHFARHIRRMRALYAERQSALVETAGRELAGRLEVRPSDGGMHLVGWLPEGADDVKASEKALAQGVYTRPLSSCSASKVRRGGLLLGYAALTIPQIREGVRKLAQALR; encoded by the coding sequence ATGCCCAAGACCGCGGTACACGTGGCCCTGGCCGGGGTGGACCTGGACCGGCGCCGGCCCAACTCCCTCGCCGGCCAGCTCTACGAGGGACTGCGCCAGGCCGTCTTGCGCGGCCAGATACGCCGGGGCGAACGTCTGCCCTCGACCCGTCTCCTGGCGGCGGATCTCGCCGTCTCCCGCAATACCGTCACCAGTGCCTACGAGCAGCTGCTGGCGGAGGGCTATATCGAGGCTAAGGTCGGGTCGGGAACCTGTGTCGCCCGCTCCTTGCCGGACGAGCTGCTCTCGGCCAGTGCCGGCGCGGTGAAGGTCCACAAGAAGCGGGGGCGAAACCACTCCCTCTCCACGCGAGGAAAGTTGCTTTCCAGCCGCCCGGTGCGGGTGCTGACCGTCGGCGGACGCCCGCAACCCTTCGCCTCGGGGCTGCCCGATTTACATGAGTTCCCATTCGTGACCTGGGCGCGGCTGATGGCGCGCCACTGGCGCCGCCCGGGGTACAACCTGGTCGGCTACGGTGACCCCGCCGGCTACAAGCCGCTGCGCGAAGCCATCGCCGCGTACTTGCGAGGCTCGCGGGCGGTGCGCTGCGAGACCGAGCAGATCGTCATCGTCAGCGGCTCGCAGCAGGCGCTGGACATCTCGGCCCGCCTGCTGCTCGACCCCGGCAACACCGCGCTGCTCGAAGATCCCGGCTATCCGGGTGCTCGGGTCGCGCTGCTGGCTGCGGGCGCGTCCCTGGTGCGGCTTCCGGTGGATGCGGAGGGCGCGGACATTCACGCGGTCCAGCCCTCAGCGCGTCCGGCGCAGGTCGCCTTCGTCACGCCCTCTCATCATTTCCCTCTGGGCGTGACCATGAGCATCACCCGCCGGCTGGCGCTGCTGGAGTGGGCGGAGCGTACCGGGGCCTGGATCCTCGAGGACGACTACGACAGCGAGTACCGCTATCGCGGCAAGCCGCTGCCTTCGTTGCAGGGGCTGGATCCCGCAGGCCGGGTGGTTTACATGGGCAGCTTCAGCAAGACAATGTTCCCCTCGCTGCGCCTGGGATTCATCGTGCTGCCCGCCGAACTGGTGGAAGCTTTTCGCCGGGCACGCTCGGTCATCGACGGCCATTCGCCCATGACCGAGCAGGCGGTGCTGGCCGACTTCATCTCCGAGGGACACTTCGCCCGCCACATCCGCCGCATGCGGGCGCTCTACGCGGAGCGGCAGTCGGCACTGGTGGAGACGGCGGGAAGGGAACTGGCCGGCCGGCTGGAGGTCCGTCCTTCCGACGGCGGCATGCACCTGGTGGGCTGGCTGCCGGAAGGCGCCGATGACGTCAAAGCCTCGGAGAAGGCGCTGGCACAGGGCGTCTACACCCGCCCGTTGTCGTCGTGCTCGGCGTCCAAGGTTCGCCGCGGCGGGCTGTTGCTGGGCTACGCTGCGCTCACCATCCCGCAGATCCGGGAGGGGGTTCGGAAGCTGGCGCAAGCTCTGAGGTAG
- a CDS encoding PaaI family thioesterase: MAKRRVPGHDPSKHPVLRRNLCFACGKDNPHGMHLKFFYHAETESFVARFKLAQRYWGPPKHAHGGIIATVLDEAMGKVNKLKHVIALTREMTVEYLKPVPLHKPLVVEGRSKYIRGRRHVNEGEIRNEKGEVLARGRAVFVAIDPHKMFAKYLKRATRR; encoded by the coding sequence ATGGCCAAGAGACGCGTTCCCGGACACGACCCCAGCAAGCACCCCGTCCTGCGCCGCAACCTTTGTTTCGCTTGCGGCAAGGACAATCCCCACGGCATGCACCTGAAGTTCTTCTACCACGCGGAGACGGAGAGCTTCGTCGCCCGCTTCAAGCTGGCGCAACGTTACTGGGGGCCGCCCAAGCACGCCCATGGCGGCATCATCGCCACCGTCCTCGACGAGGCCATGGGCAAGGTGAACAAGCTGAAGCACGTGATCGCGCTGACTCGGGAGATGACCGTCGAGTACTTGAAGCCAGTGCCGCTGCACAAGCCACTGGTGGTCGAAGGGCGGTCCAAGTACATCCGTGGCCGGCGTCACGTGAACGAAGGCGAGATCCGCAACGAGAAGGGCGAGGTGCTGGCCCGCGGCCGCGCCGTATTCGTGGCTATCGATCCTCACAAGATGTTCGCCAAGTACCTGAAGCGGGCGACGCGGAGGTAA
- a CDS encoding radical SAM protein, with product MAELETKSYHANNFVRAFRRWLVPYVQSRIMADQFRPLLSYLFTEWKCNVDCHYCWAFNNKVKGMTEETAIRSIDWLKSVGCRVIAIMGGEPLLRRDMILKVVDYGTKNGFFVYLPTNGILMNEDFIDRVGDLGVAAINLAVDALEERPGLPKNLKRIRKQFDYLVKQQQKYGYMIVFNTNICRNNIEDVYQLTEIAHDAGISTDVHINEPPYIEQPHFQHLNDNVTYIMKEDWPRVDEILDWLIEKNAQGYIMVNSKDHLRKMKDFMRGITYPWNCRAGHNSCVIRTDGTLAPCFPMYSETKVDWGTIENPKFDNAQLDEMKKVCNSHCLSTCQYVLGYYYNNAHVLRWILKQGLHGWTGRASTDA from the coding sequence ATGGCGGAGTTAGAGACCAAGAGCTACCACGCGAACAATTTCGTGCGGGCGTTCCGTCGCTGGTTGGTTCCTTACGTGCAGTCGCGCATCATGGCGGACCAGTTCCGCCCGCTGCTGTCGTACCTGTTCACCGAGTGGAAGTGCAACGTCGACTGCCACTACTGCTGGGCCTTCAACAACAAGGTCAAGGGGATGACGGAAGAGACCGCCATCCGCTCCATCGACTGGCTGAAGTCGGTGGGCTGCCGGGTGATCGCCATCATGGGGGGCGAGCCCCTGCTGCGCCGCGACATGATCCTCAAGGTCGTCGATTACGGCACCAAGAACGGCTTCTTTGTGTACCTGCCCACCAACGGCATCCTGATGAACGAGGATTTCATCGACCGTGTGGGTGACCTGGGCGTGGCTGCCATCAACCTGGCGGTGGACGCGCTGGAAGAGAGGCCGGGGCTGCCCAAGAACCTGAAGCGCATCCGCAAGCAGTTCGACTACCTGGTCAAGCAGCAGCAAAAGTACGGCTACATGATCGTGTTCAACACGAACATCTGCCGGAACAATATCGAGGACGTATACCAGCTGACCGAGATCGCGCACGACGCCGGCATTTCGACCGACGTCCACATCAACGAGCCGCCCTACATCGAGCAGCCGCACTTCCAGCATCTGAACGACAACGTCACCTACATCATGAAGGAAGACTGGCCGCGGGTGGACGAGATCCTGGACTGGCTGATCGAAAAGAACGCGCAAGGCTACATCATGGTCAACAGCAAGGACCACTTGCGCAAGATGAAGGACTTCATGCGCGGCATCACCTACCCGTGGAACTGCCGCGCCGGGCACAACTCGTGCGTCATACGCACCGACGGCACACTGGCACCGTGTTTCCCGATGTATAGCGAGACCAAGGTGGACTGGGGAACGATCGAGAACCCGAAGTTCGACAACGCTCAGCTCGACGAGATGAAGAAGGTGTGCAACTCGCACTGCCTCTCCACCTGCCAGTACGTGCTCGGCTACTACTACAATAACGCGCACGTGCTGCGCTGGATCCTCAAGCAAGGGCTGCACGGCTGGACCGGCCGCGCCAGCACCGACGCATA